The genome window CGTCATTCCGGCACCTCCTGAAGGGATATCAGCGGGCGCCTGGACCGGTGTCAGTCTCCGGAAAGCAGATCGTCGACCGTCAGTAACTCCGACGGCTCCGAACGGATGGTAATTTCCGGTCGTTTTTCAGGCAGGCGGTTCCGCACCAGATACTGTGTCACGCCGACGACAAAGCGGGGCTCACCGGCGCTGTCCAGCAAAGGAAGCCCGAGGCGCTCCCCGATGAAGACGCCGCCGTCCGGCGCCACAATTTTTCCGTGATTGTGGTAGCCCAGCCTTTCATCCAGAAGCTTCGACCAGCGCGCTGTCAGTTCCTGTGCCACGGGGCCCGGAAACAGGTCGTGCAGCTCTTTGCCACGCGGATAGAAGCCTAAGACCTCGATAATTCGTTCACCGGCAATCCGGTATACGAACCTGTCTTCCCCCACGCGTTCCACGAGCCAGATATGCGGCATAAACCCACCGCGGGCGAGGCCAATGGGATCCAACGCGGCTTTGGTAGGGATTCCGCCGGCGCCACAACGCCGCCAGAACTCCAGAAAGGACTGCAAGAGCCGCGCTGTGGGAGTGTTCCGAAACGGCATGCATCACCTGACTTTCAAGGTCAGCATGCACCCATGTGTCGTCGAGCGGAAGGGTTCTCTTCTACAGCATTGGACGCGCCACACCATCGCTTCTCTCGGAAAAGCGTCGTGCCCCTTTCTCGATGCCCCCTAGGCGACACATCGATCCGACGGGTATGATAACGGCTCCATCAACCGTTCTGGACCAGTGAGATCATGTTCATCTCTACCGGGTGTGAGATTGTCGTGGCCTGCACCCAACCGGCGCCTTTCATGGCAATGCTGCAGGTTCATCCGGACCGGGCGGACGCCCTGTGCCAACCGGACGATGTTACGGCCCAACCCGCGATACCGCTGGAACCTTTTCTGGACCATTTCGGTAACCGGTGCGTTCGCGGCATCGCGCCCGTCGGCGATCTTCGACTGAGCGCCAACACGATCGTGAACGACCCGTTTGAGCCGGACCCTCTGGTCCCCGACGCCACGCAGCTTCCCGTCGAAAGCCTGCCTGTGAAAACACTTCGGTTCTTGCTCGGCAGCCGGTACTGCGAAGTGGATCGACTGATGGACCATGCATGGACCCTCTTCGGCGATACTGCGCCCGGCTGGCCAAGGGTCCAGGCCGTCTGCGACTGGGTCCACAACAACATTACCTTCGGGTATTCCCATTCCAGACCCAACATGTCGGCTGCGGAAGTGTTTGAGCGCCGCGCCGGTGTGTGTCGGGATTTTGCACATCTCGCGATCACCTTCTGTCGCGCCCTCAACATTCCCGCCCGCTACGGCACCGGCTATCTGGGGGACATCGATATTGAACCCGAGCCATTTCCAATGGACGTCTCGGCCTGGTTCGAAGTGTTTCTCGGCGGCGCCTGGTACACATTCGACGCCCGTTTCAATGTCCGGCGGCGCGGGCGCATTCTGATGGCACGGGGACGCGACGCTGCCGACTGCGCCATGCTGACCACCTTTGGGCCGCACAAGCTCGTCGAATGGCATGTATGGACGGACGAGGCCCAACATACGCCGGAGACGCCATCCTCAGAAGACGGGGCGCGTCGGGCACTATACGGCCGCCGATAGGGCCGGACCATCGCTCTTTCGAGTGCAAAGCGACAACTTCGGACATATGCTGATTTTGTTGATCGACCGGCTTCACCGAAAGCGATGGTGTCCGGCGGGTGGCCGGTATCCGATCAGGCAGCAACCCCGGTGTTTCATCGGTTCATGGAGAACCAGAAATGCAACGATTTTCCTGTGACTGCGGCAATCGCCTGTTCTTCGAAAACACCGAGTGTCTGGCCTGCGAGCGGGAGGTGGGCTGGTGTCCGTATTGCCAGACAATGACGGCAATGGAGGAATTCGCCGACGGCATGCAGTGCGTGCGGTGCGAGCGTCCGGTCGCCAAATGTTCAAACCGGGTTGAGTTCGACGTCTGTAATCGAAACCTGCCCGTCGATCCCGAAACCGGCATGACGAGCGGGGGGTTATGCGATTGCTGCCGGTACAATGACACGATCCCCGATCTCTCCGTTCCGGGAAATCACGAACATTGGCTTCTGCTGGAGCAGGCGAAGCGACGCCTCATTCACGGCCTGGACGGGTTGGGTCTGCCGCATGGTGCGCGTGCCGACGGTTTTTCACCCGGACTTTCCTTTGACTTCAAGGGGGATAGTATCGCCCCGAAAAGTCTCTGGCGCACGGTTGGCAAGAATGAACGTGTTTTCACCGGTCACGCGGACGGGAAAATCACGATCAATATCCGTGAGGCGGACGCGGTTGAACGTGAAAAGATGCGTGTGGATCTGGGCGAGGCGCACCGGACCGTAATCGGCCATTTCCGGCATGAGATCGGCCACTACTATTGGGATCTTCTGATCGAGGGCGACCCGCCGGCGCTTGCCGCGTTCAAGGACCTGTTCGGCGATCCCGAGAACCCGACCTATGGGGAAGCCCTGGAACGGCACTACGCGGAAGGACCGCCGGCGGACTGGCAGGATTCCTTCATCAGCGCCTACGCGACCATGCATCCCTGGGAAGATTGGGCCGAGACTTTCGCCTTCTATCTCGACGTCGTCGACGTGATGGAGACCGCCAGCGCATCGGGACTGATGACCCTCGACGTGCCGGACAATGTCGACGATCTTCTCGACGCCTATGCAAGGCTGGGGATACTTCTGAATGAGTTGAACAGAGGCATGGGCCTGATCGATTTCGTACCGGAACTGGTTGTCCCGGACGTTGTCGAAAAAGTCCGGTTCGTTCGGGACACGATCACGAAAGCGGCAGCCAATGCTTCACAGGAGGCGGTGGCGGCCCAGGCAGCGGGGTAAGAGTAACGCCTGGTGCGCCAGTAACACCGGCCCTTCCCGCAAACGCAGAAAGCCCCGCCAGTGGGCGGGGCTTTCCGTAACGGGAACTCGTATCAGGGATCAGTGTACGCGGACGTATTCGTAATCCACCGGCTGGTTGTTGATGCCGCGGTCCGGCGGGGCAATCCACGCCGCCACCTTGCCCGGCTCCATGACCGGCTTCATCAGGCTCTTCACATAGGCCCGATCCTCTTCCGACGGCAGGAACTCGGTCTTGCGCTGTTCGAACTCTTCCGGCGAGATCTGCTTGCCGGTCGGGTCCATGGTCATGTTCGCCCACGGCCCGATGGAACGGCGGAACCGCTCGCTCGGCAGTGTAATCTCGAAGTCGAACCCAGCCTTCTTGATCAGGCGGTTCCAGCGGGTCAGACCGACCATGCAGTCCTTGATATAGGCCTGACGGACGACTTCGTTCATGGCGTTGCGCATCGGGATGCTTTCCGTCACCGCCCTGCCGTTTTCGTCCGGCACATCCAGATCGAAAGTCGTGTCGCGGCAGATGTGATCTTCGAACCGCGCCTCGTCGGGCCGTCCCTTGACACCGCTCGCGAAATAGCTCGCCGCATTGGACGACTTTTCGGAACCGAACAGGTCCAGGCATGACGAGAACCAGAAGTTCACGTAGCGCTGCAGGAGCTGCAGGTCGATCGCGCCGGCCTTGCGGATCACTTCCGGATCGTCGCTGCCGGTTTCCTTCATGACTTCCAGCGCCCGCTTGATGATGCGACCGATACCCGTCTCGCCGACGAACATGTGGTGGGCTTCCTCGGTCAGCATGAACTGACAGGTACGTGCCAGCGGATCGAAAGAGCTCTCGGCCAGGCATTTCAGCTGGAACTTGCCGTCCCGGTCGGTGAAATAGGTGAACATGAAGAAGCTCAGCCAATCGTCGATGGGCTCGTTGAACGTGCTGAGGATGCGCGGATTGTCGACATCGCCAGAATGACGCATCAGCAGTTCTTCTGCTTCTTCGCGGCCATCCCGGCCGAAATATGCGTGCAGCAGATACACCATGGCCCAGAGGTGACGCCCCTCCTCCACATTGACCTGGAACAGGTTGCGCAGGTCATAGAGGGACGGACAGGTCTGGCCCAGCAGGCGCTGCTGCTCGACCGACGCGGGTTCGGTATCGCCCTGGGTGG of Alphaproteobacteria bacterium contains these proteins:
- a CDS encoding PAS domain-containing protein; amino-acid sequence: MPFRNTPTARLLQSFLEFWRRCGAGGIPTKAALDPIGLARGGFMPHIWLVERVGEDRFVYRIAGERIIEVLGFYPRGKELHDLFPGPVAQELTARWSKLLDERLGYHNHGKIVAPDGGVFIGERLGLPLLDSAGEPRFVVGVTQYLVRNRLPEKRPEITIRSEPSELLTVDDLLSGD
- a CDS encoding transglutaminase family protein, whose amino-acid sequence is MFISTGCEIVVACTQPAPFMAMLQVHPDRADALCQPDDVTAQPAIPLEPFLDHFGNRCVRGIAPVGDLRLSANTIVNDPFEPDPLVPDATQLPVESLPVKTLRFLLGSRYCEVDRLMDHAWTLFGDTAPGWPRVQAVCDWVHNNITFGYSHSRPNMSAAEVFERRAGVCRDFAHLAITFCRALNIPARYGTGYLGDIDIEPEPFPMDVSAWFEVFLGGAWYTFDARFNVRRRGRILMARGRDAADCAMLTTFGPHKLVEWHVWTDEAQHTPETPSSEDGARRALYGRR
- the boxB gene encoding benzoyl-CoA 2,3-epoxidase subunit BoxB produces the protein MAAIDYQERIPNNVDLNNDRRLQRALEHWQPKFLNWWQDLGPEGFMSHDVYLRTAVSVDAKGWAHFGHVKMPEYRWGIFLADREMDRTIGFGDEFGKPVWQEVPGEHRAVLRNLISTQGDTEPASVEQQRLLGQTCPSLYDLRNLFQVNVEEGRHLWAMVYLLHAYFGRDGREEAEELLMRHSGDVDNPRILSTFNEPIDDWLSFFMFTYFTDRDGKFQLKCLAESSFDPLARTCQFMLTEEAHHMFVGETGIGRIIKRALEVMKETGSDDPEVIRKAGAIDLQLLQRYVNFWFSSCLDLFGSEKSSNAASYFASGVKGRPDEARFEDHICRDTTFDLDVPDENGRAVTESIPMRNAMNEVVRQAYIKDCMVGLTRWNRLIKKAGFDFEITLPSERFRRSIGPWANMTMDPTGKQISPEEFEQRKTEFLPSEEDRAYVKSLMKPVMEPGKVAAWIAPPDRGINNQPVDYEYVRVH
- a CDS encoding putative zinc-binding metallopeptidase; the encoded protein is MQRFSCDCGNRLFFENTECLACEREVGWCPYCQTMTAMEEFADGMQCVRCERPVAKCSNRVEFDVCNRNLPVDPETGMTSGGLCDCCRYNDTIPDLSVPGNHEHWLLLEQAKRRLIHGLDGLGLPHGARADGFSPGLSFDFKGDSIAPKSLWRTVGKNERVFTGHADGKITINIREADAVEREKMRVDLGEAHRTVIGHFRHEIGHYYWDLLIEGDPPALAAFKDLFGDPENPTYGEALERHYAEGPPADWQDSFISAYATMHPWEDWAETFAFYLDVVDVMETASASGLMTLDVPDNVDDLLDAYARLGILLNELNRGMGLIDFVPELVVPDVVEKVRFVRDTITKAAANASQEAVAAQAAG